One Chlamydiales bacterium DNA segment encodes these proteins:
- a CDS encoding pyridoxal 5'-phosphate synthase, with protein sequence MMSKLFTTFMLSIGLSASTLFAMNIAEKDIVNPPLTIEQLDRNPMNELKKWVKEASEQPPTFALATASKEGIPSIRMMIVKEITDEGVVFVGDRNSLKAQNLKENPYAAVDFYFPKEQRQLIVAGKVRPLTQKEAQNYFKQRERSSQIASLVSHQDETIHDKKELLDAYKEMEEQYEDKDISAPESWGGFVLIPSKITFWQAGAHLLHDNITFTTDETVSYQDKNKKWTAKILAP encoded by the coding sequence ATGATGTCAAAACTTTTTACAACCTTTATGCTAAGCATAGGATTAAGTGCAAGCACACTGTTTGCCATGAATATTGCAGAAAAAGATATTGTCAATCCACCACTTACTATAGAGCAATTAGATAGAAATCCTATGAATGAGCTCAAAAAGTGGGTAAAGGAAGCAAGTGAACAGCCGCCTACTTTTGCCCTTGCAACGGCCTCAAAAGAGGGTATTCCTTCTATACGTATGATGATTGTCAAAGAGATTACTGATGAAGGTGTTGTTTTTGTTGGCGATAGAAACAGCCTAAAAGCACAAAACCTAAAAGAAAATCCTTATGCAGCTGTAGACTTTTATTTTCCAAAAGAACAAAGACAACTTATTGTAGCAGGAAAAGTGCGACCCTTAACACAAAAAGAGGCTCAAAACTACTTCAAACAAAGAGAAAGATCCAGCCAAATAGCATCCTTAGTCTCTCATCAAGATGAAACTATCCACGATAAAAAAGAACTTCTCGATGCCTATAAAGAAATGGAAGAGCAGTATGAAGATAAGGATATTTCAGCTCCAGAAAGCTGGGGAGGATTTGTGTTAATTCCCTCTAAGATTACCTTTTGGCAGGCAGGAGCGCACCTTCTTCATGACAATATAACATTCACTACCGATGAAACTGTTAGTTATCAAGATAAAAATAAAAAATGGACAGCAAAAATCCTTGCACCATAA
- a CDS encoding response regulator, producing the protein MKASSIRRILVADSSTVIADTIRNALLSPLLTAQNLIASAEPKEASKAHLDENGITYEILVATNGKDCLDLAVSYHPDLIILDLTLPLMHGIEILKRLKSNPHLATIGVIISTWRALIQDYQTVIECGADYYLLKPFSQATIQKLVESYFADTLKPADFPLVGIKGLSEQDYYSPTHTSASSYIKFWGTRGSTPVSGLEYLIYGGNTPCLEIAGQESLIIIDAGVGIRPLGQEVLKSRYKEIHLIIGHTHWDHILGFPFFNPVYSPKYTIHIYSARGFGKTIEDLFKGMLDRDYFPVKLDEMQAKFVFHELQDNKPLEIENVKIHYTYASHPGATLCFKIASKNTTIGYASDNEVLVGYHGHPNNIDSGHPLLFPYRDMLDFFTGCDTLIHEAQYFPLEYRYKVGWGHSSISNAAVLVKHCKIQNWIVTHHDPSHTDEVLRKKLQMHHNILLDCNHTCSVEMAYDGLSIPF; encoded by the coding sequence ATGAAAGCAAGCAGTATTCGCCGCATTTTAGTTGCAGATTCCTCCACCGTTATAGCTGATACAATACGAAATGCGCTGCTCTCCCCCTTGCTAACAGCTCAAAACCTTATAGCAAGTGCGGAGCCTAAAGAAGCAAGTAAAGCTCATCTCGATGAAAATGGCATCACATACGAAATCCTTGTAGCCACAAACGGCAAGGATTGCCTCGACCTTGCCGTTTCCTATCATCCAGATCTTATCATCCTCGACTTAACACTTCCCTTAATGCATGGCATTGAGATCCTCAAACGGTTAAAGTCTAATCCTCATCTGGCAACCATTGGTGTTATCATCTCCACATGGAGAGCACTCATTCAGGATTATCAAACAGTCATTGAGTGCGGTGCTGACTACTATCTTCTCAAACCCTTTTCTCAAGCAACCATTCAAAAGCTCGTTGAAAGCTATTTTGCAGACACGCTTAAACCAGCTGATTTTCCTTTAGTTGGCATTAAAGGCCTTTCAGAACAAGATTATTACTCTCCAACACATACTTCGGCATCCTCTTATATTAAATTTTGGGGAACAAGAGGATCTACACCAGTATCTGGGCTAGAATACCTTATCTATGGAGGTAATACTCCCTGCTTAGAAATTGCAGGCCAAGAGTCCCTTATCATCATTGATGCAGGTGTTGGCATACGCCCCTTAGGGCAAGAAGTACTCAAATCAAGATATAAGGAAATACACTTAATTATTGGGCATACACATTGGGACCACATTCTTGGTTTTCCCTTCTTTAATCCTGTTTATTCACCCAAATATACCATCCATATCTATTCTGCAAGAGGTTTTGGAAAGACTATCGAGGACCTATTTAAAGGCATGCTTGATCGAGATTATTTTCCTGTCAAACTCGATGAAATGCAGGCAAAGTTTGTCTTTCATGAGCTTCAAGATAATAAACCCCTTGAAATTGAAAATGTCAAGATCCACTACACTTATGCATCTCATCCAGGAGCAACCCTTTGCTTCAAAATAGCATCAAAAAATACAACCATCGGCTATGCTTCAGACAACGAGGTGCTTGTAGGCTACCATGGACATCCCAACAATATCGACAGTGGACATCCCCTCTTATTCCCCTACAGAGACATGCTCGACTTTTTTACAGGCTGTGACACCCTTATCCATGAAGCGCAATACTTCCCTCTTGAGTATCGATATAAAGTAGGTTGGGGCCACTCATCTATTTCAAACGCAGCTGTGCTCGTTAAGCACTGCAAGATACAAAACTGGATTGTTACGCACCATGACCCTAGCCATACCGACGAAGTTCTTAGAAAAAAACTACAAATGCACCATAACATTCTTCTTGATTGTAATCATACCTGTTCTGTAGAAATGGCATACGATGGATTATCCATTCCATTTTAA
- a CDS encoding DNA translocase FtsK 4TM domain-containing protein — protein sequence MPKKSTSNKTTIPMEIQGLALLLFIALLFLSQISFRSTSPDANWLGLVGYGIGWFLQYIFGLTSYCVLLFFGWTGCRLLLHKEIHHYFLRLIYFCIALLSLCLLLSVVAEAFPSFAALFKPFVYSESVVVQASLVYKKVRYNLGGVPAYFIYRDFPLINLQKILSPLGTTIVTSMLFLISFLQLTKWRFAYMLDLLKKLTTPKTTTENKKEKRQEKGFLSFLWGKNNKKALFERAINIPTTPFEENPVRFNALQKSLLELKQFSSSSKETLLKADTKELDVYKAIKKELPKKSKREDALNAQRRVNGDLSTYELPPLSLLTDVKKFDTSILKKDLAKQAEVLEETLLSFGIEAKVGQIHCGPTITSFEVHPAIGVKVQKIKSLENDIALNLQAKSIRIIAPIPGKAAVGIEVPNPKPQEVSFKELIANYQQSTRKFQIPVFLGKTVSGEDVAADLAKMPHCIIAGATGSGKSVCINTIIMSILLTARPDEIKLLMVDPKKVELNAYTELPHLIAPVITEARGAAAALNFLVKEMEKRYEILKKVGARNIISFNERENKIALVDEGSSLEIPEKLPYIVAIIDELADLMMVSAEDIETPIARIAQMARAVGIHLILATQRPSREVITGLIKANFPTRIAFKVASRINSQIILDETGAESLLGNGDMLFLPPASSLLIRTQGAFIRDEDINKVISFIQEQAPPAYLIKSFDTMAPEELVIKKEDSSLDALYGQALGIIQETGNASTTFLQRKLKIGYARAASLMDQLEAQGVISEQEGSKPRKVLLFKGVLKQPTINDLPLDDCEEQCSTEF from the coding sequence ATGCCTAAAAAAAGTACTTCTAATAAAACTACAATCCCTATGGAAATACAAGGTCTTGCCCTCTTGCTTTTCATTGCCTTACTCTTTTTAAGCCAGATTAGCTTTCGAAGCACAAGTCCCGATGCAAACTGGCTTGGCCTTGTAGGATATGGAATAGGATGGTTTTTACAATACATCTTTGGCCTTACAAGTTATTGTGTACTTCTTTTCTTTGGATGGACGGGATGCCGTCTTCTCTTGCATAAAGAGATCCACCACTATTTTTTACGTCTTATTTACTTCTGTATCGCTCTTTTATCGCTATGCTTACTTTTGTCTGTAGTAGCAGAGGCTTTTCCCTCCTTTGCAGCCCTCTTTAAGCCTTTTGTTTATTCAGAAAGTGTCGTTGTACAAGCATCGCTCGTCTATAAAAAAGTTCGCTACAATCTAGGCGGTGTTCCAGCTTATTTTATCTACAGAGATTTTCCCCTAATCAACTTGCAAAAAATTTTAAGTCCTCTTGGCACAACGATTGTAACTTCCATGCTCTTTCTTATCTCCTTTTTGCAACTTACAAAATGGCGCTTTGCCTATATGCTGGACTTACTTAAAAAGTTAACCACACCTAAAACAACTACAGAAAATAAAAAAGAAAAAAGACAAGAAAAAGGCTTTTTAAGCTTTTTATGGGGCAAAAATAATAAAAAAGCTTTATTTGAAAGGGCTATCAATATTCCCACAACTCCTTTTGAAGAAAATCCTGTCCGCTTCAATGCTTTGCAAAAATCTCTTCTAGAACTTAAACAGTTTTCTTCCTCTTCAAAAGAAACTCTCTTAAAAGCGGATACCAAGGAATTAGATGTATACAAAGCTATCAAGAAAGAACTTCCTAAAAAATCAAAGCGAGAAGATGCTTTAAATGCACAGAGACGAGTAAACGGTGATCTTTCAACCTATGAATTACCTCCTCTTTCTCTACTTACCGACGTCAAAAAATTTGACACCTCTATTCTGAAAAAAGACCTCGCAAAGCAAGCGGAAGTACTAGAAGAGACACTCTTAAGCTTTGGAATTGAAGCAAAAGTTGGACAAATTCATTGCGGTCCGACCATTACATCCTTTGAAGTACATCCAGCAATTGGTGTCAAAGTACAAAAAATTAAATCGCTCGAAAATGATATCGCTCTCAATTTGCAAGCAAAATCTATTCGCATCATAGCTCCTATTCCTGGAAAAGCAGCTGTCGGTATAGAAGTTCCCAACCCCAAACCGCAGGAAGTTAGCTTTAAAGAGCTCATCGCAAACTATCAGCAATCTACTCGTAAATTTCAAATCCCTGTATTTCTTGGAAAAACTGTCAGCGGTGAAGACGTTGCTGCAGACCTAGCCAAAATGCCCCACTGTATCATTGCAGGAGCTACAGGCTCTGGAAAGTCTGTGTGTATTAACACAATCATCATGTCTATACTACTCACTGCAAGACCCGATGAAATCAAGCTACTCATGGTCGATCCTAAAAAAGTAGAGCTCAATGCGTACACAGAACTGCCACACCTTATCGCCCCTGTCATTACCGAGGCAAGAGGAGCTGCTGCAGCTCTTAACTTTCTTGTTAAAGAAATGGAAAAACGCTACGAAATCTTAAAAAAAGTAGGCGCTCGCAACATTATCTCTTTCAATGAGCGAGAAAACAAAATAGCTTTAGTAGATGAGGGATCTTCTTTAGAAATCCCTGAAAAACTGCCCTACATTGTAGCTATCATCGATGAGCTTGCAGACCTTATGATGGTCTCTGCTGAAGATATCGAAACACCTATTGCCCGGATTGCTCAAATGGCAAGAGCTGTTGGTATCCATCTTATTTTGGCAACTCAACGCCCATCCAGAGAGGTCATTACAGGACTTATTAAAGCAAATTTCCCAACGCGTATAGCCTTTAAAGTTGCAAGCCGCATCAATAGTCAAATCATATTGGATGAAACGGGTGCAGAATCTTTGCTTGGCAATGGTGATATGTTATTTTTGCCACCTGCATCTTCTCTTCTTATTCGCACACAAGGAGCATTCATTCGAGATGAAGACATTAACAAGGTCATATCCTTTATCCAAGAGCAAGCACCCCCTGCCTATCTGATTAAATCTTTTGATACTATGGCTCCAGAAGAGCTGGTAATAAAAAAAGAGGATTCCTCACTCGATGCCCTTTATGGCCAAGCTCTTGGCATCATTCAAGAAACAGGAAATGCATCCACCACCTTTTTGCAGCGAAAATTAAAAATTGGCTACGCCAGAGCTGCAAGTTTAATGGACCAATTAGAAGCACAAGGCGTTATTAGTGAACAAGAGGGTAGTAAACCAAGAAAAGTTCTGCTCTTTAAAGGAGTTCTTAAGCAACCTACAATAAATGACTTACCTCTTGATGATTGCGAAGAACAGTGTTCAACAGAATTTTAA
- a CDS encoding undecaprenyl-diphosphate phosphatase, translating to MSIIEALILGIVQGITEFLPVSSSGHLKLGELFLGIKELNKYVTFDLVCHLGTLFAIFLVFYKEIWKVLTQDRKTFWMIVIATLPLAPLYFLLSGIKALYGLPSYLGFFFLLTALFLYIGEKYSKPVPETISAKRNIFEALFIGCAQAVAILPAVSRSGSTMAAARFLGWEREKAARFSFFLAIPTILGGILVETIEIIRHKEQIADISFFVYLTGFTVSFLVGWMALKLLLKLLQHFTFKPFAYYCFIVGITTLLYVNFFYQD from the coding sequence ATGTCTATCATAGAAGCACTTATCTTGGGTATTGTGCAAGGCATTACAGAGTTCTTGCCCGTGAGCTCCTCTGGACACTTGAAGCTCGGTGAGCTATTTCTTGGGATCAAAGAACTCAATAAGTACGTAACATTTGACCTCGTCTGCCATCTTGGCACGCTTTTTGCCATTTTTCTTGTCTTTTACAAAGAAATCTGGAAAGTGCTCACACAGGATCGAAAAACATTCTGGATGATTGTCATTGCAACACTTCCTTTAGCTCCTCTCTACTTTCTTTTAAGTGGTATAAAAGCGCTTTATGGCCTTCCAAGCTATCTTGGCTTTTTCTTCCTGTTGACAGCTCTCTTTCTTTATATTGGAGAAAAATATTCCAAACCTGTTCCAGAGACCATATCAGCAAAAAGAAACATATTCGAAGCCCTTTTTATTGGGTGCGCACAAGCAGTTGCCATATTGCCTGCTGTATCAAGGAGCGGATCTACTATGGCCGCTGCCAGGTTTCTTGGATGGGAAAGAGAAAAAGCTGCACGCTTTTCCTTTTTTTTAGCTATACCCACCATACTAGGAGGTATCTTAGTAGAAACTATAGAAATCATAAGACATAAAGAACAAATTGCCGATATTTCTTTTTTTGTTTATTTAACTGGCTTTACCGTTTCCTTTCTTGTTGGTTGGATGGCACTTAAATTACTTTTAAAACTACTTCAACACTTTACATTTAAACCCTTTGCTTATTATTGTTTTATTGTTGGAATAACAACTCTTCTCTACGTAAATTTCTTTTATCAAGATTAA
- a CDS encoding ATP-binding protein: MEKIRNFFLDQISQDLDITPICALLGPRQCGKTTIARQFAKTYPEQVHYFDLEDYTDLAKLNHPKLALGSLKGLVIIDEIQRRPDLFPYLRVIVDRSNLKFLILGSASRELIKQSSETLAGRIIYINVTPFQLSEANDQNKLWTRGGFPKSYLAHSDVASVRWREAYMQTYFERDLIELGLALPPQRILRLWSMLAQYHGNVINYSNMAQFLEISVPTLKNYLALLEGTFMIRILSPWYENRGKRLVKTPKLYIRDTGILHQLLSIKNYEELILDVRKGGSWEGFALEEITKALSLRPEECYFWATHQLAELDLFINYKGRKLGFEFKCTDQPKITKSMMSAKESLSLDHLFIITPIEETFSLNEYTTVLALKECKDTIQKLALS; encoded by the coding sequence ATGGAAAAAATTCGAAACTTCTTTCTAGATCAAATTTCGCAAGATCTTGACATTACACCTATTTGTGCGTTACTTGGCCCCAGGCAATGTGGAAAAACAACGATCGCACGACAGTTCGCTAAAACATATCCTGAACAGGTCCATTACTTTGATTTAGAAGACTATACCGATCTTGCCAAACTTAACCATCCAAAACTTGCTCTGGGATCCTTAAAAGGCCTTGTTATTATCGATGAAATTCAACGCAGACCTGACCTATTTCCCTATTTGCGCGTAATTGTTGACAGGAGCAATCTAAAGTTTTTGATTTTGGGAAGTGCTTCCAGAGAACTTATAAAACAGAGCTCAGAAACACTAGCTGGCCGCATTATCTACATTAATGTTACTCCTTTTCAACTCTCTGAAGCCAATGACCAAAATAAATTATGGACACGTGGCGGTTTCCCAAAATCTTATCTTGCTCATTCTGATGTTGCAAGCGTTCGATGGCGAGAGGCATACATGCAAACGTATTTTGAAAGAGATCTTATAGAATTGGGATTAGCATTACCTCCTCAGCGTATTTTACGCCTTTGGTCCATGCTTGCGCAATACCATGGTAATGTAATTAACTACTCGAACATGGCTCAATTTCTAGAAATATCTGTACCAACACTCAAAAACTACCTTGCCTTATTAGAAGGTACATTTATGATCAGGATACTTTCTCCATGGTATGAAAATAGAGGCAAGAGATTGGTTAAAACACCTAAGCTTTATATTCGCGATACAGGCATACTACACCAGCTGTTAAGCATCAAAAATTATGAAGAATTAATCCTTGATGTTCGAAAAGGTGGCTCCTGGGAAGGCTTTGCTCTTGAAGAAATTACAAAAGCCCTTTCTTTGCGCCCAGAAGAGTGCTATTTTTGGGCTACGCACCAACTTGCAGAACTAGACCTATTTATTAACTACAAGGGCCGCAAATTAGGTTTTGAATTTAAGTGCACAGATCAGCCAAAAATTACCAAATCTATGATGAGTGCAAAAGAATCTCTATCTTTAGACCATTTATTCATCATTACACCCATAGAAGAAACCTTTTCATTAAATGAATATACCACAGTTCTTGCCCTTAAGGAGTGTAAAGACACTATCCAAAAACTTGCTCTTTCATAA